From one Brevibacterium sp. 'Marine' genomic stretch:
- a CDS encoding LLM class flavin-dependent oxidoreductase produces the protein MRYENPLHLAEEAAALDLLSDQRVALGISRGSPEPALRGWEAFGYEDHTEPKAANLAREKFDRFLRAIRGEELAPADPQQFGPGKRLRIEPHSPGLERRIWWGAGSASTAEWAAQQGVNLMSSTLLTEATGAAFGDLQAEQIARYRQAWTAAGHEWTPRVSVSRSIFPITTDLDDLYFGRRGTGQGDQIGIIDDTRSTFGRTYASEPDKLIEELQSDAAIQAADTLMLTIPSQLGVDYNLHLLESFAENVAPALGWVPAGAH, from the coding sequence ATGCGCTATGAGAACCCGCTTCACCTCGCCGAGGAGGCCGCCGCCCTCGACCTGCTCTCCGACCAGCGAGTGGCGTTGGGCATCAGTCGCGGATCTCCGGAGCCGGCCCTGCGCGGATGGGAAGCCTTCGGCTACGAGGATCACACCGAACCCAAAGCCGCGAACTTGGCCAGGGAGAAGTTCGATCGGTTCCTCCGCGCCATCCGCGGCGAGGAACTTGCCCCGGCCGATCCGCAGCAGTTCGGTCCGGGGAAGCGTCTGCGCATCGAACCGCATTCCCCTGGCCTTGAACGCCGCATCTGGTGGGGTGCTGGATCTGCCTCCACCGCCGAATGGGCGGCACAGCAGGGTGTGAACCTGATGAGTTCGACTCTGCTCACCGAGGCGACCGGTGCCGCATTCGGGGACCTGCAGGCCGAGCAGATCGCCAGGTACCGTCAGGCATGGACCGCCGCGGGGCACGAATGGACTCCGAGAGTGTCCGTCAGCCGCAGCATCTTCCCGATCACCACCGATCTCGACGACCTCTATTTCGGTCGGCGTGGGACCGGCCAGGGTGATCAGATCGGCATCATCGACGACACGCGCTCGACGTTCGGCCGTACCTACGCAAGTGAACCGGACAAGCTGATCGAGGAGCTCCAGTCCGATGCGGCCATCCAAGCCGCCGACACCCTCATGCTCACGATCCCCAGCCAGCTCGGCGTCGACTACAACCTGCACCTCCTCGAGTCCTTCGCAGAGAATGTCGCACCGGCTCTCGGATGGGTGCCTGCCGGTGCGCACTGA
- a CDS encoding MFS transporter, whose amino-acid sequence MSERTTMTQTQKRILIIGLVPLFMSLLSVSSINVVLPSIAAGIDASTSALQWVLTGYALSFGVVLVAAGRAGDVFGRGQLFVIGVGLFGLSSLVAGSAPDPLTLNISRVTMGLGSGFLNPQVVGLLQQYFQGPPRGRAFGLMGTTVGLSVAIGPVLGGALIALFGSELGWRATFLVNVPFAIASLVLARVWLPAGAWRPAVDEDAKSVEGGRDLDPVGVILLGVGVLLILLPFVESSLGWFIWLSLPAGIGVIWLWAWWERRYARQGRPPMVDLDLFRIRSFSNGAIIIALYFLGVTSVWVLVAIYMQQGLGHTALAAGMIGLPAALCSAVSADVSGRYVFQIGRRLVVWGIALCLLGLLATIGVVALLSRGIGSEWWMLLTLAFIGTAQGMVISPNQTLTLQEVPLRYAGSSGGVLQTGQRIGTSMGLAIMTALAFSITAVSNWHWAMMGAFVAIAVIVILAGVVGLIEVRRGGPRRA is encoded by the coding sequence GTGAGCGAGCGCACGACGATGACGCAGACGCAGAAGCGCATCCTCATCATCGGCCTCGTCCCCCTCTTCATGTCCCTGCTGTCGGTCTCGAGCATCAATGTCGTCCTGCCCTCCATCGCCGCCGGCATCGATGCCTCCACCTCGGCCCTGCAATGGGTGCTCACCGGGTATGCGCTGTCCTTCGGCGTCGTCCTCGTCGCTGCCGGACGGGCCGGCGATGTCTTCGGGCGCGGCCAGCTGTTCGTCATCGGCGTCGGTCTCTTCGGGCTGTCCTCGCTGGTCGCAGGAAGCGCCCCGGATCCGCTGACGCTCAATATCTCCCGCGTGACCATGGGGCTGGGCTCGGGGTTCCTCAACCCGCAGGTCGTGGGCCTGCTGCAGCAGTATTTCCAGGGTCCGCCGCGCGGTCGTGCCTTCGGGCTGATGGGCACCACCGTGGGCCTGTCGGTGGCCATCGGCCCGGTGCTCGGCGGCGCCCTCATCGCACTGTTCGGCAGCGAACTCGGGTGGAGGGCGACCTTCCTGGTCAATGTGCCCTTCGCGATCGCCTCTCTCGTCCTCGCCCGGGTCTGGCTGCCTGCCGGAGCATGGCGACCTGCCGTCGATGAGGACGCGAAGAGCGTCGAAGGCGGCAGGGATCTCGACCCCGTGGGAGTCATCCTCCTCGGTGTCGGCGTCCTGCTCATCCTCCTGCCCTTCGTCGAATCATCGCTGGGCTGGTTCATCTGGCTGTCCCTGCCGGCAGGAATCGGCGTGATCTGGCTGTGGGCATGGTGGGAACGTCGCTATGCGCGTCAGGGTCGCCCTCCGATGGTCGACCTCGATCTCTTCCGCATCCGCAGCTTCAGCAACGGGGCGATCATCATCGCCCTCTACTTCCTCGGCGTGACCAGCGTCTGGGTCCTCGTCGCCATCTACATGCAGCAGGGGCTGGGGCATACGGCCCTGGCTGCGGGAATGATCGGTCTGCCGGCCGCGCTGTGTTCGGCGGTCTCGGCGGATGTGTCCGGACGGTACGTCTTCCAGATCGGGCGCCGCCTCGTCGTCTGGGGGATCGCGCTGTGCCTCCTCGGTCTCCTGGCCACCATCGGGGTCGTCGCGCTGCTGTCCCGTGGCATCGGCAGCGAATGGTGGATGCTGCTCACCCTGGCTTTCATCGGCACCGCTCAGGGCATGGTCATCAGCCCCAATCAGACTCTGACTCTGCAGGAGGTTCCCCTGCGATACGCCGGATCCTCCGGGGGTGTGCTGCAGACAGGGCAGCGCATCGGCACCTCGATGGGGCTGGCGATCATGACCGCTCTGGCCTTCTCGATCACTGCGGTGAGCAATTGGCATTGGGCAATGATGGGAGCGTTCGTCGCGATCGCCGTCATCGTCATCCTCGCCGGAGTCGTCGGCCTTATCGAAGTTCGCCGAGGCGGCCCCCGCCGAGCGTGA
- a CDS encoding EAL domain-containing protein produces MEGNTVVEAAPEDELALEELVRSGGIETYFAPVVDVLTFQRVGHQILQAPTGDPELGRAESENLRHAMRASTITGDIDASLRDSALRTAEGAGLPKSNRLFLHAEAESFATLEDRAGEPDRSVILQLDANRVASSPASVLRSVRSARAMGWGVGMSSVGADLRSTSFVPLVNPSVVGLHPDVLRIACDSHLAELNRLLHAHLERTGAVILADGVETEDDLDRVRALGARFMSGRYFGEATKQPQPFSEPNEDALVSHYSRNLPALGTPYSISQGLRREPLVMNRELLVAQIAALEERALASGTATITLGVFGEDAEFSEATRLRYEKIRDTVGLTAMFSGGFDGPPIPGVRTGLVDASDPIRNEHGVVVVGPDWSGMVAASKRSDPGSDGQTVFDVYITTDRYTCVDAARSVLTRVAPLTATARLRA; encoded by the coding sequence ATGGAAGGAAACACAGTGGTCGAGGCCGCACCCGAAGACGAGCTAGCGCTCGAAGAGCTCGTGCGCTCGGGCGGGATCGAAACCTATTTCGCCCCCGTCGTCGATGTATTGACTTTCCAACGGGTCGGCCATCAGATTCTGCAGGCCCCCACGGGTGATCCTGAACTGGGACGTGCCGAATCGGAGAACCTGCGCCACGCCATGCGCGCCTCGACGATCACCGGTGATATCGACGCCTCCCTGCGGGATTCGGCGCTGCGCACGGCCGAAGGCGCAGGACTGCCGAAGTCCAACCGCCTGTTCCTCCACGCCGAAGCCGAATCCTTCGCCACCCTCGAGGACCGTGCCGGGGAACCCGACCGGTCGGTGATCCTCCAGCTCGACGCCAACCGCGTTGCCTCGTCCCCGGCCTCGGTGCTGCGTTCGGTGCGCTCGGCACGCGCCATGGGATGGGGCGTGGGCATGTCATCGGTCGGTGCCGACCTGCGCAGCACCTCCTTCGTCCCGCTGGTCAATCCCTCCGTCGTCGGACTCCACCCGGACGTCCTGCGCATCGCCTGCGACTCCCATCTGGCTGAACTCAACCGCCTCCTCCACGCCCATCTCGAACGCACCGGCGCGGTCATCCTCGCCGACGGCGTCGAGACCGAAGACGATCTCGACCGGGTGCGTGCCCTGGGGGCACGATTCATGTCGGGGCGCTATTTCGGTGAGGCCACGAAACAGCCGCAGCCGTTCTCCGAACCGAACGAGGACGCTCTCGTCTCCCACTACTCACGCAACCTTCCGGCATTGGGCACACCGTATTCGATCTCTCAGGGGCTCCGGCGTGAGCCGCTGGTGATGAACCGCGAGCTCCTCGTCGCCCAGATCGCCGCCCTGGAAGAGCGCGCTCTGGCGTCGGGAACTGCGACCATCACTCTCGGCGTGTTCGGGGAGGACGCCGAGTTCTCCGAGGCGACACGGCTGCGGTACGAGAAGATCCGTGACACCGTGGGGCTGACCGCGATGTTCTCCGGCGGGTTCGACGGTCCACCGATTCCCGGAGTGCGCACCGGGCTCGTCGATGCGTCAGATCCCATTCGCAACGAACACGGTGTCGTGGTCGTCGGACCGGACTGGTCGGGCATGGTTGCGGCGTCGAAACGCAGTGATCCGGGCAGCGACGGGCAGACCGTCTTCGATGTCTACATCACGACCGACCGGTACACATGCGTCGACGCCGCACGCAGCGTTCTCACTCGCGTCGCACCTCTCACTGCAACGGCGAGGCTGCGGGCCTGA
- a CDS encoding DUF3145 domain-containing protein, whose protein sequence is MTQGVLFVHSAPRALCPHIEWAAGGAIGAQARFDWTPQPAAPGLVRAEVCWRAPAGSGARIASALRGWDSLRYEVTEEPSAGVDGGRWSHTPDLGIYHAVTDTAGNILVPEDRIRSVMERAAGDPAKFSSEMAIALGEAWDEELDAFRHAGEGAPVRWLTKVG, encoded by the coding sequence ATGACACAGGGCGTACTCTTCGTCCACTCAGCACCTCGTGCGCTGTGCCCTCACATCGAATGGGCAGCGGGCGGGGCAATCGGCGCACAGGCACGCTTCGACTGGACTCCCCAGCCGGCAGCGCCCGGTCTCGTGCGCGCAGAAGTCTGCTGGCGCGCGCCCGCAGGCTCGGGAGCCCGTATCGCATCCGCACTGCGCGGCTGGGACTCGCTCCGGTACGAAGTCACCGAGGAGCCCTCGGCCGGAGTCGACGGCGGTCGGTGGAGCCACACACCCGATCTGGGAATCTACCACGCTGTCACCGACACGGCCGGAAACATCCTCGTCCCTGAAGACCGCATCCGCTCCGTGATGGAACGCGCGGCAGGCGATCCCGCGAAGTTCTCCTCGGAGATGGCGATCGCCCTCGGCGAAGCGTGGGACGAAGAACTCGACGCATTCCGCCACGCAGGAGAGGGCGCACCGGTGCGCTGGCTGACCAAGGTCGGCTGA